From Acidobacteriota bacterium, a single genomic window includes:
- a CDS encoding citrate synthase translates to MARFKEGLQDIVAATSSICYIDGQKGILSYRGIDIHDLAEHSTFEEVCYLLWFGHLPKQAELDEMKAVMGRSRDLPEPVVQLLNSLPADAPPMDVLRTAVSALSHFDPDVAANDKPANLRKTYRLTGQIASIVATADRIRNGLEPVSPDPGLSHAANFVYMLTGKKPDATAERALDVALILHADHEFNASTFAARVTVATLTDIHSAIASAVGTLKGPLHGGANQDVMRMLIDIGETERAETYIKEALARKQKISGFGHRVYRTEDPRATHLRRMSRDLSESSGTRTWFETSRVIEEVVKREKNINANVDFYSATVYYNLGIPVDLFTPLFAVSRISGWTAHVLEQLDNNRLIRPRAEYTGPPHPAPYIPMNER, encoded by the coding sequence ATGGCCAGGTTTAAGGAAGGCTTGCAGGATATTGTGGCAGCGACCTCGTCCATCTGCTACATCGACGGACAAAAGGGGATTCTGTCCTATCGAGGCATAGACATCCACGATCTGGCGGAACATTCGACTTTTGAGGAAGTCTGCTATCTGTTGTGGTTCGGCCACCTCCCCAAGCAAGCGGAACTGGACGAAATGAAAGCGGTCATGGGTCGCAGCAGGGACTTGCCGGAACCCGTGGTTCAGTTGTTGAACAGCTTGCCCGCGGACGCTCCCCCCATGGATGTATTGCGCACGGCTGTCTCTGCCCTGTCCCATTTCGACCCCGACGTCGCGGCCAACGACAAACCGGCCAACCTGAGAAAGACCTATCGTCTGACCGGGCAGATCGCCTCCATCGTGGCCACGGCTGACCGCATCCGCAACGGCCTGGAGCCCGTCAGTCCCGATCCCGGGCTTTCCCATGCCGCCAACTTCGTCTACATGCTCACCGGGAAAAAGCCCGATGCGACCGCCGAGCGAGCCCTGGACGTGGCTCTCATCCTGCATGCCGACCACGAGTTCAACGCCTCGACTTTCGCGGCCCGGGTGACCGTGGCCACCTTGACGGATATCCATTCCGCCATTGCCTCGGCCGTCGGAACCCTGAAGGGTCCCCTGCACGGTGGGGCCAACCAGGATGTCATGCGAATGCTGATCGACATCGGGGAGACCGAGCGAGCCGAAACCTATATTAAGGAAGCCCTGGCCAGAAAGCAGAAGATCAGCGGCTTCGGACACCGGGTCTATCGGACCGAAGACCCGAGAGCCACCCACCTGCGCCGCATGTCCCGCGACCTGTCCGAGAGTTCCGGTACCCGCACCTGGTTCGAAACCTCCCGGGTGATCGAAGAGGTGGTGAAGCGCGAAAAGAACATCAATGCCAATGTCGATTTCTACTCCGCCACCGTGTACTACAACCTCGGGATCCCCGTGGATCTGTTCACCCCGCTCTTCGCAGTCAGCCGCATCTCCGGCTGGACCGCTCACGTTCTCGAGCAACTGGACAACAACCGCCTCATTCGGCCCAGGGCGGAATACACCGGCCCTCCTCATCCGGCACCCTACATTCCCATGAACGAGAGGTAA
- a CDS encoding isoprenylcysteine carboxylmethyltransferase family protein, which translates to MLPILTRLRVPAGFLLAGLYIWLARPTWPLWLLGIALAFLGMLFRGWAAGHVLKNDRLAVSGPYSFTRHPLYLGSFVIGLGFSLAGSSLTILALFLACFFLMYGPAMRAEEEHLKQLFPLRYPGYRKTVPFFLPTRWPTGRDPAPFSLQHYRRNREYRVVLGFSAALGLLLWKAWWF; encoded by the coding sequence ATGCTGCCGATCCTCACCCGCCTCCGCGTCCCCGCCGGTTTTCTCCTGGCCGGCCTCTACATCTGGCTGGCGCGCCCCACCTGGCCTCTCTGGCTGTTAGGAATCGCTCTGGCCTTCCTGGGAATGCTCTTTCGCGGATGGGCTGCCGGCCACGTCCTCAAGAACGACCGACTCGCCGTCTCCGGCCCTTACTCCTTCACCCGTCATCCTCTCTACCTGGGCAGCTTCGTGATCGGCCTGGGATTCAGCCTGGCCGGGAGCAGCCTGACGATCCTGGCCCTGTTTCTGGCCTGCTTCTTCCTTATGTACGGACCGGCCATGCGGGCCGAGGAAGAACATCTGAAGCAACTGTTCCCCCTCCGTTATCCGGGCTACCGGAAGACCGTCCCCTTCTTTCTCCCCACCCGCTGGCCGACCGGCCGCGACCCGGCACCGTTCAGCCTGCAACACTACCGCCGCAACCGCGAGTACCGGGTGGTGCTGGGATTCTCCGCAGCCCTGGGTCTGCTCCTCTGGAAGGCCTGGTGGTTTTGA
- the waaC gene encoding lipopolysaccharide heptosyltransferase I: MNRILIIKLGSIGDVVHTLPALSDLRTSFPRARIDWLVEKPAAVLLRNHPRLDHVIEVDTRKWRRALWRPRTWREIYRCRSRMKQQRYEVVFDFQGLWKSAVFGLFSGARLLVGFDKPHLREPGCRILYGRRVSPDPAPPHVSDLHRALVASQGTTRGQGEVDLRVEESDRAYIEAQLTQRRLKEFIILNPGGGWVTKNWSPSNYGLLHHRIRRELGLKTVLTWGPGEEDLVREVIAACSGDPPPTFSTTLPQFIALARRALLFVGGDTGPLHLAAACRTPVVGIFGPTDPGRNGSPHPEDLAVFQPVPCGPCYKRTCRKYRRQCMTLVTVDQVFDAVVRRLEQPRVQASLPPRSN, encoded by the coding sequence ATGAACCGGATCCTGATCATCAAGCTGGGTTCGATCGGTGACGTCGTCCACACGCTACCCGCCCTTTCGGACTTGAGGACCTCTTTCCCGCGGGCCCGGATCGACTGGCTGGTGGAGAAGCCGGCAGCAGTCCTGCTGAGAAACCATCCCCGGCTCGACCACGTGATTGAAGTCGATACCCGCAAGTGGAGGAGGGCGCTGTGGCGACCCCGGACCTGGCGGGAGATCTACCGGTGTCGGAGCCGGATGAAGCAGCAACGGTACGAGGTGGTCTTTGACTTCCAGGGACTCTGGAAGTCGGCTGTATTCGGCCTCTTTTCCGGCGCACGTTTGCTGGTGGGATTCGACAAGCCTCACCTCAGAGAGCCCGGTTGCCGCATCCTCTATGGCAGGCGGGTGTCACCGGACCCCGCGCCCCCCCACGTCAGCGACCTTCATCGAGCGTTGGTGGCCAGCCAGGGGACCACCCGAGGCCAAGGCGAGGTTGACTTGAGGGTGGAAGAGTCGGACCGAGCCTATATCGAGGCGCAGTTGACTCAACGCCGCCTGAAGGAGTTCATCATCCTCAATCCGGGAGGAGGCTGGGTAACCAAGAACTGGTCTCCCTCCAACTATGGTCTTCTCCACCATCGAATCCGTCGGGAGCTGGGTCTGAAGACCGTGCTGACCTGGGGCCCGGGAGAAGAGGACCTGGTCCGGGAAGTGATAGCGGCCTGTTCGGGCGATCCGCCTCCGACCTTTTCGACCACCCTGCCCCAGTTCATTGCCCTGGCCCGGCGGGCCCTCCTTTTCGTGGGGGGCGACACCGGGCCGCTGCACCTGGCCGCGGCCTGCCGGACGCCGGTAGTCGGCATCTTCGGTCCAACCGACCCGGGAAGGAACGGGTCCCCGCACCCGGAGGACCTGGCGGTGTTCCAGCCGGTTCCCTGCGGGCCCTGCTACAAGAGGACGTGTCGCAAGTACCGGCGCCAGTGCATGACCCTGGTCACGGTGGATCAGGTCTTCGACGCGGTGGTGAGGCGCCTGGAGCAACCCCGGGTACAGGCTTCGCTTCCACCCCGGTCCAACTGA
- a CDS encoding adenylyltransferase/cytidyltransferase family protein: protein MLSLEALQPLVTDLKKRGRQVVLANGCFDWLHVGHVRYLREARRLGDCLVVAVNADASVRALKGPPRPLMHQQERAEILAALSCVDYVLVFEELNVERVLRTLQPHIHCKGTDYSEQTVPEREVVLSYGGRIAITGDPKDHSTRSLLKGLMRTRESPPSTKKNDR from the coding sequence ATCCTCTCCCTGGAGGCCTTGCAGCCTCTGGTGACAGACCTGAAGAAGCGCGGCCGCCAGGTGGTGCTGGCCAACGGATGCTTCGACTGGCTCCACGTGGGCCATGTTCGCTACCTACGGGAGGCGCGCCGGTTGGGCGACTGCCTGGTGGTGGCCGTCAATGCCGACGCCTCCGTGCGCGCACTCAAGGGGCCTCCGCGTCCTCTGATGCACCAACAGGAACGGGCGGAAATCCTGGCCGCCCTGTCCTGCGTGGACTACGTGCTGGTCTTTGAGGAATTGAACGTGGAACGGGTGCTTCGTACGCTGCAGCCCCACATACACTGCAAGGGAACCGATTACAGCGAGCAGACGGTTCCGGAGCGGGAGGTGGTTCTCTCCTACGGGGGACGGATCGCCATTACCGGAGATCCCAAGGACCATTCCACCCGGAGCCTGCTGAAGGGACTGATGAGGACCCGGGAATCGCCCCCCTCCACGAAAAAAAACGATCGATGA
- a CDS encoding bifunctional ADP-heptose synthase, translating into MSAADARRYAEIIDGFPGCPIVVYGDLVADEFVFGEFSRISREAPVLILKHRESRILPGGAANAINNLIALEAHPVPVGILGRDDAGEELHRQLRDSELSIPTIERDRDYTTPVKTRFVAGSAHSTRHQVLRLDREGRFRHTRKTEQAVWRRLAPLLGFCKGLIISDYGMGYVSPELVARLAGMREEFPITVDSRYQLLQFPGLTASTPNEPEVEALLGYEIGNDRDRLEKAGRRLLRRLKSEAVLITRGRDGMVLFTPRKPSLSIPIFGSDQVADVTGAGDTVIAVFTLALAAGASFEEASRLSNYAGGLVVMKHGTATVSRQELKEAVARDRACSSHG; encoded by the coding sequence ATGAGTGCCGCCGACGCCCGCCGCTACGCTGAGATCATCGACGGCTTCCCCGGCTGTCCCATCGTCGTATACGGCGACCTGGTGGCGGACGAGTTCGTGTTCGGAGAGTTTTCCCGGATTTCCCGGGAGGCTCCGGTGCTTATCCTCAAGCACAGAGAATCCCGCATTCTTCCCGGGGGCGCCGCCAACGCCATCAACAACCTGATCGCGCTGGAGGCCCATCCCGTCCCGGTCGGAATCCTGGGCCGGGATGACGCCGGAGAGGAGCTCCACCGGCAGCTCCGGGACTCAGAGCTCTCCATTCCCACGATTGAGAGGGACAGGGACTACACCACTCCCGTCAAGACCCGCTTCGTGGCCGGCTCGGCCCACTCCACCCGGCATCAGGTCCTGCGGCTGGACCGCGAGGGCCGCTTTCGGCACACCCGGAAGACCGAGCAGGCTGTCTGGAGACGCTTGGCGCCATTATTGGGTTTCTGCAAAGGCCTCATCATCTCCGACTACGGTATGGGCTACGTGAGCCCGGAGCTGGTGGCCCGCCTGGCCGGGATGCGAGAGGAGTTCCCCATCACCGTGGATTCCAGGTACCAACTGCTGCAGTTTCCCGGGCTGACCGCCTCCACCCCCAACGAGCCCGAGGTGGAGGCCCTGTTGGGGTACGAGATCGGAAACGACAGGGATCGGCTGGAAAAGGCCGGCAGGCGCCTGTTGCGGCGGTTGAAGTCGGAGGCGGTCCTTATCACCCGCGGACGGGATGGCATGGTGCTCTTCACCCCCCGCAAGCCCTCGCTTTCCATTCCCATTTTCGGGAGCGACCAGGTTGCCGACGTCACCGGCGCCGGAGATACCGTCATTGCCGTCTTCACCCTGGCCCTGGCCGCCGGAGCCAGCTTCGAGGAGGCGTCCCGCCTCTCCAACTACGCCGGTGGACTCGTGGTCATGAAGCACGGCACCGCCACCGTGAGCCGCCAGGAACTCAAGGAGGCCGTAGCCCGGGATAGAGCCTGCAGCTCTCATGGATAG
- a CDS encoding HAD family hydrolase produces the protein MAEIAAFIDRDGTISEEVGYVNHLSRFQVYSWTAEAIRGFNRRGLRSIVVSNQAGVARGYFSEELVLQIHTRLRREMERAGAYFDAVYYCPHHPTAGEPPYRQICNCRKPKPGMLWRAVEEFGVDVGKSFVIGDRYSDIELAHNAGARSVFVLSGYGRGAYEHQRNQWKVQPEWVVENLLEASRVVLEAV, from the coding sequence ATGGCTGAAATCGCGGCCTTCATCGATCGGGACGGCACCATCAGCGAAGAGGTCGGCTACGTGAACCATCTCTCCCGCTTTCAGGTCTACTCCTGGACTGCGGAGGCCATTCGCGGCTTCAACCGGCGGGGGTTGAGAAGCATCGTGGTGAGCAATCAGGCCGGGGTGGCCCGCGGCTACTTCAGCGAGGAGCTGGTGCTCCAGATCCACACCAGGCTTCGCAGGGAAATGGAGCGCGCCGGAGCCTACTTCGACGCCGTCTACTACTGTCCCCACCATCCCACCGCCGGCGAGCCTCCCTATCGACAGATTTGCAACTGCCGCAAACCCAAGCCGGGCATGCTGTGGCGGGCGGTCGAGGAATTCGGCGTCGACGTCGGCAAGTCCTTCGTGATTGGAGACCGCTACAGCGATATCGAGTTGGCCCACAACGCCGGCGCCCGCTCCGTCTTTGTCCTCTCGGGATACGGCCGAGGCGCCTACGAACACCAACGAAACCAATGGAAAGTCCAGCCGGAGTGGGTAGTGGAGAACCTGCTGGAAGCCAGCCGGGTCGTGCTGGAGGCGGTATGA